The Candidatus Margulisiibacteriota bacterium genomic interval AGAGAATGAACAACTATATCGGCACCATGTTCAATCGGTCGTAGTAGAAATGGCGTGGTAAAGGTTGAATCAACGATCAGCGGAAGATTATGCTTATGGGCAATATCCCCAACAGCTTTGATATCTAGAACATCCAGTACAGGATTGCCAATGGTCTCAATGAAAACGGCCCTGGTCTTAGCATTGATTGCCGATTCAAAACCTTGCAGGTCTATCGGGTTCACAAACTTAACGGTGATTCCAAACTGAGGAAGGATGTCGTGAAACATCGTATACGTCCCTCCATACAGGTTGGTTGCCGAAACAATCTCTTCTCCGGCAGAGCATATATTAATGATCGAATAAAAAATAGCGGACGTCCCTGAGGCTAATGCCAAGGCTGCCGGCGCACCTTCGAGGGCTGCTACTCTTTTCTCCAGGACATCCTGTGTTGGATTACCCAGCCGGGAATAAATATAGCCCGGTTCTTTTAAACCGAACAAGTTCGCAGCATGCTCGGCGTTTTTGAATACATATGAGCTTGTCCGGTGTACAGGTACTGCTCGCGCTAAGGTTGTCGCGTCAACTTCATATCCGGCATGCAACGCTAAGGTTTCGATATTATATTCCATGGTAATTGCCTCCCCATCATCCACTTAACTCTCTTCATTTTTTGCATAAGTGGGTGGTTATTTTCTCTCCAATCAAGCTGAAGAGTTCAAAACTTTTCTTTACTATTTTTAAGTCATATTTTAGCTGTCTTTTTCCGGTATCCCGCCGGATTAATCCATAATTACCTGCCCTGAACTAAATATAGAACATCGGGAGATCTTTTTTCTTTCTATACATGTCTACCAGATCTTCCAACGTATACGACACAAGGAACGCACACATATGGTCCATTAACTTTAGCCAGAACTCATTAATAACGCATTCTTCATATCTGCTGCAATTTTCTTTGTCTTCCAGACAATCTATCGGGGCAAGGCCGCCTTCGAGGATCTCAAAAAGCTCTTTGACGGTAATCTGTCCCGGAGACTTAGCCAAACTGTAGCCGCCGTAAGCGCCGCGCAATGCTTTAATAACACCGGAGAGCTTGAGCACGGTAACTATCTGTTCCAGATACTTCTCGGAAATTTGTTCTTTCTCGGCAATCTCTTTGAGCTGCATTGTCCCTTTGCCATAATTAATGCCTAGATTAATTAAAAAACGCAGTCCATACCGTGTTCTCGTTGATACCTTCATTGCGATACCCCAATTCCTATATGCATAGTATGAATTAAATCAAGAAAAAGAAATACCGTCAAGTATTAATATAAATAAGTGGAGGCGAATTAAGGAAATGATTTGGAAATAGCTGAAAACTTCTTTTCATGACGTACGAATATTAACCGCCACCCATGAAACGGATTATTTCGATTGCGTCTCCGGCAGCGATTGGCTCGTTACCGTACAGCTCTTTGCCGACTATCTCAAGATTTCTCTCGACAATAGTTATTTCGGGATTGAGGCTCAATTCTTGCAGGAGTTCTAAGACCGTGGAACTATGAATGATTTCTCGATTTTCGCCATTAATAATAAGATTCATATTTTTCCTCCTCTTAATACGCTCACTGTCCAGCTAAACCGAATTGCCTTGCAACTCATATGACCAATCTTTCAATACAGGATCAAAGCCTTTTTGCGCGAGCATTATTTTGACTTCCTCCAGCGACCGGTTATCAGCAACAGAGAATTGCTCCGATGAGTCCGACTGGTTATAACCT includes:
- the thiS gene encoding thiamine biosynthesis protein ThiS, producing the protein MNLIINGENREIIHSSTVLELLQELSLNPEITIVERNLEIVGKELYGNEPIAAGDAIEIIRFMGGG